DNA sequence from the Chitinophaga flava genome:
GTATTTGAAGGAAAGAAATACTGTGATAATACCTATGGGAAGATTGATATAGAAGATAGAAGGCCAGCCAAACTGCTGGGTGAGGATACCTCCCAATGTAGGACCGATGGCTGGTCCTACCAGGTTGCCGAGGCCCCACCAGCCCAGGATAGCGCCTCTTACACGGGCTGGAAACACATAAGAGATGATGGCCATAGAGGTGGGTGCCATGGCCCCACCACCAAGCGCCTGTATCACACGGCCTACCAGCAAGGAAGGCAATGTGGTGGACAAGGCACACAACAAAGATCCAAAAGTAAAAAGAGCTACAGCGCCGATGTAAAGATTAAAAAAACCAATCCTGTTTTTCAGCCAGCTGGTCAGTGGCATCAATATAGAAAAACTCAGCATGTATACAGTGATCACCCATTCTATTTCACTGAGTGTACAGTTGAACTGCCTGCTCATAACGGGAAGGGATATATTAACAATGCTGGAGTCTATTCCCGCCATGGTAGTACCCATGATGATCACGATCAGAATACCGGTCCGGTTGACATTTCTCATACCCTGTCTTTCATCATGAAAATAAGTTGTGCTTTAGCTACCAACGGGTTGAGCGGATTACAGTTGATCATAAAGAGATAGGTTGCCAGCTCAGACAGTTGCCAGTCTGTTTCCATCTCTCCGCCGTCTTTAAAGCAATATATTTTGCGGAAGTTGTAGTTGACCGGTATCTGCAGTGAGGCACAGGCATGCATGGCTCTGTCGAGGGGTTCCTGCAGCAGATGAGGGTCTTCATAGCCCAGTTCATGCATGATTTCGCTGGCAGTATACAGCAGGGGTGGGTTCTTTAACTGCGATATTCTCTCTGTAGCAATCACTTCTTCCAGATAGTCAAAAAGTTTAAGCATGACCGTTCTCATTTAGTTGTGAAAGTTGCTGAAACAGTTCTTTTTCTTTAGCAGAAAGGTTCTTCGGAATATGTATAACAGTCTTGATATACAGGTCACCTGATGTTCCTTTGTGGTCGTAGGCCGGCATGCCTTTACCTTTGAGGCGGAACACCTTTCCGCTGTCTGTACCTGCAGGGATATTCATGCTCAGGGTTGTTGCCGGCGTGGGCACTGTCAGTTTACCCCCCAGAATGGCTGTATATAAAGGTAAAGGTACATCTGTATGAATATCCTGGCCTTTCAGTTCGTATTGAGGATGGGGGCTGATATGGATGGAGATCAGCAGATCACCCTGCTGTCCGCCCTGGCGGCCCGGAGAGCCTTTTCCTTTCAGCCGGATTACCTGACCTTCATAAAGACCTGGTTTCATTTTAATATTCAGCCGGCTGCCGTTTACTTCTAC
Encoded proteins:
- a CDS encoding damage-inducible protein D, translating into MLKLFDYLEEVIATERISQLKNPPLLYTASEIMHELGYEDPHLLQEPLDRAMHACASLQIPVNYNFRKIYCFKDGGEMETDWQLSELATYLFMINCNPLNPLVAKAQLIFMMKDRV